A window of the Henckelia pumila isolate YLH828 chromosome 3, ASM3356847v2, whole genome shotgun sequence genome harbors these coding sequences:
- the LOC140890633 gene encoding exportin-2: protein MDWNPETLQFLSQCFLNTLSPMPEPRRLAEKALAEAADRPDYGLAVLRLVARPSVDEQIRQAAAVNFKNHLKACWTSQAGDPSGAQTPVIPDQEKDQIKSLIVSLMVSASPKIQAQLSEALTIIGKHDFPKSWPSLLPELVVTLDKLSQEKDYASVNGVLTSINSLLKKFRYQFKTNELLLDLKYCLDNFAKPLLEVFKRTASFIEEVVSSGAANAISLRPYIESQRLCCRIFYSLNFMELPEFFEDHMDEWMTEFLKYLRTRYNVLEDSGPDGLAVVDDLRAAVCENISLYMEKEEDLFQSYLSGFAEAVWGLLVATSNSSSRERLTVTAIKFLTTVSTSIHHTLFGRDDILQQICQSIVIPNVMLRDEDEELFEMNYVEYIRRDMEGSDLDTRRRIACELLKGIALNYKEKVTEKVSAQVQSLLASFAQNPAANWKHKDCAIYLVVSLATKKAGGTSVSTDLVDVHSFFGSVIVPELQSQEVDGFPMLKAGALKFFTMFRNQISKHVALALLPDVVRYLGSESNVVHSYASSCIEKLLLVKDEGGKARYSGEDISPFLLALMTNLFSDLQKPESEENQYVMKCIMRVLGVAIVSREVALPCINGLTIVLNRVCENPKNPVFNHYLFESVALLIRRACERDPSLISILETSLLPTLQMILSRDVSEFFPYAFQLLAQLVDLNIAPLPGNYMEIFAILLLPESWKKSANVPALVRLLQAFLRKAPNELNQQGRLSNVLGIFNTLVSTSSTDEQGFYVLNTVVENLGFEVISPYISHIWVALFKRLQYNRTVKFVKSLIIFMSLFLVKHGSQNLSGSMNAVQPDVFRTILEQFWIPNLKLITGSLELKLTSVASVRLLCESLAPSDSKLWGKMLDSMVTLLSRPEQERVEEDPEVPDFGESVGYNTTFVQLYNAGRKEEDPVPEIKDPKQFLVATLANLSARSPGTYPQIINENLEPANQAALFQLCSSYSVTIA from the coding sequence ATGGATTGGAACCCAGAAACCCTGCAATTTCTCTCGCAGTGTTTCCTCAACACCTTGTCCCCAATGCCTGAACCTCGTCGCCTGGCGGAGAAGGCTTTGGCAGAGGCTGCTGATAGGCCGGACTATGGACTTGCCGTGCTTCGCCTCGTTGCTAGGCCATCTGTCGATGAGCAGATCCGGCAAGCTGCTGCTGTCAACTTCAAGAACCACCTTAAAGCTTGTTGGACCTCGCAAGCTGGTGATCCATCCGGGGCCCAAACCCCGGTCATACCTGACCAGGAAAAGGATCAGATCAAATCCTTGATAGTCAGTTTGATGGTCAGTGCCTCCCCGAAAATTCAGGCGCAGTTGAGTGAAGCCCTTACTATTATTGGGAAGCATGATTTTCCTAAATCGTGGCCATCTTTATTGCCTGAGCTCGTGGTGACTTTGGATAAGTTGAGCCAGGAGAAGGACTATGCCTCAGTTAATGGGGTTTTGACCTCCATTAATTCATTGTTAAAAAAATTCAGGTACCAGTTTAAGACCAACGAGTTGTTGCTTGATTTGAAGTACTGTCTTGATAATTTTGCAAAACCATTGTTGGAAGTGTTTAAAAGGACTGCGAGTTTTATAGAAGAAGTCGTTTCTTCTGGGGCTGCAAATGCAATTTCGCTCAGGCCATACATAGAATCTCAGAGGTTGTGCTGTAGAATTTTCTATTCGCTGAATTTTATGGAGTTGCCCGAGTTTTTTGAAGATCATATGGATGAGTGGATGACTGAGTTCTTGAAGTATTTGAGGACAAGATACAATGTGTTGGAAGATAGTGGTCCCGATGGGCTCGCTGTGGTTGATGACTTGCGAGCTGCTGTATGTGAGAATATTAGTCTGTATATGGAGAAAGAGGAGGACTTATTTCAGAGCTATTTGAGTGGGTTTGCAGAGGCAGTATGGGGACTTTTGGTGGCCACATCAAATTCTTCTAGCAGGGAAAGGCTGACAGTGACTGCTATTAAGTTTTTGACCACGGTTAGCACTAGCATTCATCATACTCTATTTGGAAGGGATGATATTTTGCAACAGATTTGTCAGAGTATTGTGATTCCAAATGTGATGTTGAGGGATGAGGATGAAGAACTGTTTGAAATGAATTATGTGGAATACATAAGGAGGGATATGGAGGGGAGTGACCTCGACACAAGGAGGAGGATTGCCTGTGAACTCCTAAAGGGAATTGCCTTGAATTACAAGGAGAAGGTGACTGAAAAGGTTTCGGCGCAGGTGCAATCTCTTTTGGCTTCATTTGCGCAAAATCCAGCGGCAAATTGGAAACACAAAGATTGTGCAATATATTTGGTTGTCTCCCTTGCCACGAAGAAAGCTGGTGGTACTTCTGTCTCCACTGATCTTGTGGATGTCCATAGCTTTTTTGGATCTGTAATTGTACCAGAGCTGCAAAGTCAGGAAGTGGATGGATTTCCCATGTTGAAGGCCGGTGCATTGAAATTCTTCACCATGTTTAGAAATCAGATATCCAAACATGTTGCACTTGCATTGCTACCTGATGTTGTTCGATATCTAGGCTCGGAATCAAATGTGGTTCACTCATATGCTTCCAGCTGCATTGAGAAACTTTTGCTGGTTAAAGATGAGGGAGGGAAGGCAAGATACTCAGGTGAAGACATCAGTCCATTTCTGCTCGCATTGATGACAAATCTTTTCAGTGACTTGCAGAAGCCAGAATCTGAAGAGAATCAGTATGTGATGAAGTGTATCATGAGGGTTCTTGGGGTCGCTATTGTTTCTCGTGAGGTTGCTTTACCATGCATCAATGGTTTGACAATAGTTCTGAACAGGGTCTGTGAGAACCCTAAAAATCCCGTTTTCAACCACTATTTATTTGAATCAGTGGCTCTTCTTATTAGAAGGGCCTGTGAGCGGGACCCATCTCTCATTTCTATTTTAGAGACAAGTTTACTCCCTACCCTTCAAATGATATTATCCAGAGATGTCAGCGAGTTCTTCCCTTATGCATTCCAGCTCCTTGCCCAGCTTGTTGACTTGAATATAGCCCCATTGCCAGGTAATTATATGGAGATTTTTGCGATCCTCCTTTTACCTGAATCATGGAAAAAATCTGCGAATGTTCCAGCTCTGGTTCGTCTGCTCCAAGCTTTCCTTAGAAAGGCGCCTAATGAACTAAACCAACAGGGAAGGTTATCTAATGTCCTCGGGATTTTTAACACCCTAGTTTCAACTTCGAGTACTGATGAACAAGGGTTTTATGTGCTCAACACTGTGGTAGAGAACCTTGGATTTGAAGTCATCTCCCCATACATAAGCCACATATGGGTTGCTTTGTTTAAACGACTGCAGTATAATAGAACAGTGAAGTTTGTGAAGTCTCTTATTATATTTATGTCACTTTTTCTAGTGAAGCATGGTTCTCAGAACCTTTCTGGCTCAATGAATGCTGTTCAACCGGATGTATTTCGTACAATTTTAGAGCAGTTTTGGATACCAAATCTCAAGCTGATTACAGGTTCCTTAGAGCTCAAGTTAACTTCAGTTGCTTCAGTTAGACTTCTGTGTGAATCTTTGGCACCATCAGATTCTAAGCTTTGGGGAAAAATGCTTGACAGCATGGTTACACTTCTTTCCCGACCAGAGCAGGAGAGAGTGGAAGAGGACCCTGAAGTTCCAGACTTCGGTGAAAGTGTTGGTTACAATACCACATTTGTTCAACTTTATAATGCTGGGAGGAAAGAAGAGGACCCTGTTCCAGAAATCAAGGATCCAAAACAATTTTTGGTGGCCACCCTGGCTAATCTTTCAGCTCGCTCCCCTGGGACATATCCCCAAATCATTAATGAAAATCTAGAACCTGCAAATCAAGCTGCACTTTTTCAACTTTGCAGCTCCTATAGTGTGACAATAGCCTGA